Proteins encoded in a region of the Vicia villosa cultivar HV-30 ecotype Madison, WI linkage group LG5, Vvil1.0, whole genome shotgun sequence genome:
- the LOC131604353 gene encoding uncharacterized protein LOC131604353 produces MSVLVNGSPTREFSVTTGLRKGDPLSPFLFLLVAEGFEAMVKVASSLGDFKGFSLDDHNHFELLQFADDTILIGENSWNNLCTFKAILRGFELVSDLRVNLNKSRIRSWHDRQLSIGGRVVLLNSILSSILIFYFSFYKVPESPILEIISIQRSFLWGGQEDKKNISWISWDKVPESTTLEIISIQRSFLWGGQEDKKKISWDKACLPKKGRGLGVKHCGKFNLALLRTMPLGILFPDLLSMSDAPHLKVADMSSWNGENWIWALGIFCDSEDRASAKQLNNLVILLAPVHPCRLLEDSFVWWINPSGFTVSNAYDTIMLFELPIPPLENSFSSLFSQLWKTKVPNRIHLFGWRLIWSIILTKSELAMRGILIVPHLLVCPLCRRVDEDLDHLFLHFYIVRIWWKKLSIWLGLDDASLAETILKRLSLLESSCKSSFRL; encoded by the exons ATGTCAGTTCTTGTTAATGGTAGTCCAACTCGAGAATTTTCGGTTACTACAGGGTTAAGGAAAGGAGATCCTCTATCTCCTTTCCTCTTTTTGTTGGTGGCAGAGGGCTTTGAGGCAATGGTAAAGGTGGCCTCTTCTTTAGGTGATTTTAAAGGTTTTAGCTTGGATGATCATAATCATTTTGAGTTACTTCAATTCGCCGATGATACGATTTTGATTGGCGAGAACTCATGGAACAATCTTTGTACTTTCAAGGCCATTCTTAGGGGTTTTGAACTTGTGTCCGATTTGCGTGTCAATTTGAACAAGAGCCGAATTAGAAGTTGGCATGATAGACAACTTTCAATCGGCGGGAGAGTTGTGCTTTTGAACTCTATTTTGTCTAGCATTCTAATTTTCTACTTCTCTTTCTATAAGGTTCCAGAATCCCCTATTTTAGAGATTATTTCGATTCAACGGTCCTTTCTTTGGGGTGGTCAAGAAGACAAGAAGAATATTAGTTGGATTAGTTGGGATAAA GTTCCAGAATCCACTACTTTAGAGATTATTTCGATTCAACGGTCCTTTCTTTGGGGTGGTCAAGAAGACAAGAAGAAGATTAGTTGGGATAAAGCGTGTTTACCAAAAAAAGGAAGGGGGCTTGGTGTGAAGCATTGTGGGAAGTTCAATTTAGCGCTACTTA GAACAATGCCTCTTGGAATTCTTTTCCCGGATTTACTCTCTATGTCCGATGCTCCCCATTTGAAGGTGGCGGATATGAGTAGTTGGAATGGTGAAAATTGGATTTGGGCTCTGGGAATTTTTTGCGATTCGGAAGACCGGGCATCCGCAAAGCAATTGAATAATTTAGTGATTCTCCTTGCTCCGGTTCATCCGTGTCGCTTGCTCGAAGACTCTTTTGTGTGGTGGATAAATCCTTCCGGTTTCACGGTGAGTAATGCTTATGATACCATTATGTTGTTTGAGTTACCGATCCCTCCGTTGGAaaattctttttcttctcttttctctcaGTTATGGAAGACAAAGGTTCCTAATAGAATTCATCTTTTTGGTTGGAGGTTGATTTGGAGTATAATTCTTACGAAATCGGAGTTGGCAATGCGTGGAATCTTAATAGTGCCTCACTTGTTGGTGTGTCCTTTGTGTAGACGGGTTGACGAGGACTTGGACCATCTTTTCCTTCATTTCTATATTGTTAGAATTTGGTGGAAAAAATTGTCTATTTGGCTTGGTTTAGATGATGCGTCTTTGGCCGAAACAATTTTGAAGCGGCTCTCTTTATTGGAATCATCTTGTAAATCTTCTTTCCGTTTGTAA